One window of Flavobacterium ammonificans genomic DNA carries:
- the ilvC gene encoding ketol-acid reductoisomerase — protein MANYFNSLPLRLQLEQLGVCEFMDQSEFAEGTQALAGKKVVIVGCGAQGLNQGLNMRDSGLDISYALRAEAIADKRVSFKNASDNGFKVGTYEELIPTADLVCNLTPDKQHTAVVTAIMPLMKKGATLAYSHGFNIVEEGMQIRKDLTVIMCAPKCPGSEVREEYKRGFGVPTLIAVHPENDPNGVGLAQAKAYAVATGGHRAGVLRSSFVAEVKSDLMGEQTILCGLLQTGSILCFDKMVAEGIDAGYASKLIQYGWETITEGLKHGGITNMMDRLSNPAKIAAFKVAEELKVIMRPLFQKHMDDIISGHFSKTMMEDWANDDKNLLAWRAATGETNFEKTPAGAVEISEQEYYDNGVLMVAMVKAGVELAFEAMTDSGIIEESAYYESLHETPLIANTIARKKLFEMNRVISDTAEYGCYLFDHACKPLIADYVKNAPSNLIGRPFNNGNNGVDNKELIEVNSIIRNHPVEEVGAWLRESMTSMKKIV, from the coding sequence CTAAGATTACAATTAGAACAATTAGGAGTTTGTGAATTCATGGATCAATCAGAATTCGCAGAAGGAACTCAAGCATTAGCTGGTAAAAAAGTAGTAATCGTAGGATGTGGAGCTCAAGGTTTGAACCAAGGTTTAAATATGAGAGATTCAGGTTTAGATATTTCTTACGCTTTACGTGCTGAAGCTATTGCAGATAAAAGAGTTTCGTTCAAAAACGCTTCTGATAACGGTTTTAAAGTGGGAACCTATGAAGAATTAATTCCAACTGCCGACTTAGTATGTAACCTTACTCCAGACAAACAACATACAGCAGTTGTAACTGCAATTATGCCGTTAATGAAAAAAGGGGCAACACTAGCGTATTCTCACGGTTTCAATATTGTTGAGGAAGGAATGCAAATTCGCAAAGACTTAACTGTGATTATGTGCGCGCCAAAATGTCCTGGTTCTGAGGTTCGTGAAGAATACAAAAGAGGATTTGGTGTTCCAACATTAATTGCTGTTCACCCAGAAAATGATCCAAATGGAGTAGGTTTGGCTCAAGCCAAAGCCTATGCTGTTGCAACTGGTGGGCATAGAGCAGGAGTTTTACGTTCTTCTTTTGTAGCTGAAGTAAAATCAGATTTAATGGGAGAACAAACTATCCTTTGTGGTTTATTACAAACAGGTTCAATTTTATGTTTTGACAAAATGGTTGCTGAAGGTATAGATGCTGGATATGCTTCTAAATTAATTCAATACGGATGGGAAACTATCACTGAAGGATTAAAACATGGAGGTATCACTAATATGATGGATCGTTTGTCCAATCCTGCAAAAATTGCTGCTTTCAAAGTTGCAGAAGAATTGAAAGTCATCATGCGTCCATTGTTTCAAAAACACATGGATGATATTATTTCTGGTCACTTTTCTAAAACAATGATGGAAGACTGGGCTAATGATGATAAAAATTTATTGGCTTGGAGAGCGGCTACTGGAGAAACGAATTTCGAAAAAACACCAGCAGGTGCTGTTGAAATCTCTGAGCAAGAATATTACGACAACGGCGTATTGATGGTTGCGATGGTGAAAGCTGGAGTTGAATTGGCTTTTGAAGCAATGACTGATTCTGGAATTATTGAAGAATCAGCTTATTACGAGTCGTTACATGAAACACCACTTATTGCTAATACTATTGCAAGAAAGAAATTATTTGAAATGAATCGTGTAATTTCAGATACTGCAGAATACGGATGTTATTTATTTGACCACGCTTGCAAGCCATTAATTGCTGACTATGTTAAAAATGCACCATCTAATTTGATAGGTCGTCCATTTAACAATGGTAATAATGGTGTAGATAATAAAGAATTAATTGAAGTGAACAGCATCATTCGTAATCATCCAGTTGAAGAAGTAGGGGCATGGTTAAGAGAATCAATGACTTCGATGAAAAAAATCGTATAA
- a CDS encoding exonuclease domain-containing protein, with product MLDWLKNITKEHPEFWKEYLSKFDQKSNRYVILSTEKTGLNPDKDVILSFGCFGVVNDSLLIGDNFEVVLLQYKFLHDNELSNEFIVESKLQKLGEPEAIQSLLQYIGNATLVGYRIDTDVEIINTALEKMDCGRLKNEPLDLEIMHCRLNDINNKQFTLDELCTLYKVPISDRNSASEEAYKMGLLFLKLKSRLGLK from the coding sequence ATGTTAGATTGGCTTAAAAATATTACTAAAGAACATCCTGAATTCTGGAAGGAATACCTATCTAAATTTGACCAAAAATCAAACCGATATGTCATTCTTTCTACCGAAAAAACGGGATTAAATCCAGACAAAGACGTTATTCTGTCTTTTGGATGTTTTGGAGTAGTTAATGATAGTTTGCTTATTGGAGATAATTTTGAAGTAGTTCTATTACAATACAAATTTCTGCATGATAATGAACTTTCTAACGAGTTTATTGTAGAAAGTAAACTTCAAAAATTAGGAGAACCCGAAGCAATTCAATCCTTATTACAATATATTGGCAATGCTACTTTAGTTGGATACCGAATTGATACAGATGTAGAAATAATCAATACCGCGTTAGAAAAAATGGATTGTGGAAGGCTTAAAAATGAACCACTTGATCTAGAAATTATGCATTGCAGATTGAATGACATCAATAACAAACAATTCACATTAGACGAATTATGTACTTTGTATAAAGTTCCAATAAGTGACCGAAACTCTGCATCGGAAGAAGCCTATAAAATGGGATTGTTGTTTTTAAAATTAAAATCCAGATTAGGATTAAAATAA
- the acs gene encoding acetate--CoA ligase — protein MSYYKIDNFEQYFKHYNKSIREPRKFWGKIAEENFTWYQQWDKVVDFDMENADIKWFTEAKVNIVKNCIDRHLAKRGEKTAIIFEPNDPSEEAQHITYNDLYERVGKMANVLREQGIKKGDRVCIYLPMIPELAVAVLACARIGAIHSVVFAGFSASAVASRINDSECKMVITSDGGYRGNKTIDLKGIVDDALLNCPTVSSVLVAKRTNTPVHMKEGRDQWLQPLLEDALTNNVAEIMDAEDPLFILYTSGSTGKPKGMVHTTAGYMVYTAYTFKNVFNYEENDIFWCTADIGWITGHSYILYGPLLNGATTLIFEGVPSYPDFSRFWEVIEKHRVTQFYTAPTAIRALAKESLDYVQKFPFKSLKVIGSVGEPINEEAWHWYNDHVGGKKCPVVDTWWQTETGGILISPIAFVTPTKPTYATLPLPGIQPVLMDDKRNEIEGNQVVGSLCIKFPWPGIARTIWGDHQRYKETYFSAFPGKYFTGDGALRDEVGYYRITGRVDDVVIVSGHNLGTAPIEDAINEHPAVAESAIVGFPHDIKGNALYGFVILKETGEYRDRDNLSREINQHVSDHIGPIAKLDKIQFVSGLPKTRSGKIMRRILRKIAEGDFSNFGDITTLLNPEIVDEIKDGKL, from the coding sequence ATGAGTTACTATAAGATTGACAATTTTGAACAATATTTCAAACATTATAATAAATCCATTCGTGAACCTAGAAAATTCTGGGGAAAAATAGCGGAAGAAAACTTTACTTGGTACCAACAATGGGACAAGGTAGTGGACTTTGATATGGAGAATGCCGATATTAAATGGTTCACCGAAGCTAAAGTAAATATTGTAAAAAATTGCATCGATAGACATCTTGCTAAAAGAGGAGAGAAAACAGCAATCATTTTTGAACCTAATGATCCTTCTGAAGAAGCGCAGCATATTACCTATAATGATTTGTACGAAAGAGTGGGTAAAATGGCCAATGTTTTGAGAGAACAGGGTATTAAAAAAGGGGATCGTGTTTGTATTTATTTACCAATGATTCCAGAATTAGCAGTTGCTGTTTTAGCTTGTGCAAGAATAGGAGCCATTCACTCTGTTGTTTTTGCTGGATTTTCTGCTTCGGCAGTAGCCTCAAGAATTAACGATTCTGAATGCAAAATGGTCATTACTTCCGATGGTGGGTATAGAGGTAATAAAACAATTGATTTGAAAGGTATCGTTGATGATGCATTATTGAATTGTCCAACCGTTAGTTCTGTTTTAGTAGCGAAGAGAACGAATACTCCAGTTCATATGAAAGAAGGACGTGACCAATGGTTGCAACCACTTTTAGAGGATGCTTTGACCAATAATGTTGCCGAAATAATGGATGCTGAAGATCCTTTGTTCATTCTTTATACTTCAGGTTCAACCGGGAAACCAAAAGGTATGGTGCATACTACAGCTGGGTATATGGTCTACACAGCTTATACTTTCAAAAATGTTTTCAACTATGAAGAGAATGATATTTTTTGGTGTACAGCTGATATTGGTTGGATTACAGGACATTCGTATATTCTATACGGACCGTTGTTAAATGGAGCTACAACTTTAATTTTTGAAGGAGTTCCTTCGTATCCAGACTTTAGTCGTTTTTGGGAAGTGATTGAAAAACATAGAGTCACTCAATTTTATACTGCTCCAACTGCTATTCGTGCTTTAGCGAAAGAAAGTTTAGATTATGTTCAAAAATTTCCTTTCAAATCACTAAAAGTGATCGGATCTGTTGGCGAACCTATCAATGAAGAGGCTTGGCACTGGTACAATGACCACGTGGGTGGTAAAAAATGTCCTGTAGTAGATACTTGGTGGCAAACTGAAACCGGTGGTATTTTAATTTCACCAATTGCTTTTGTAACGCCAACAAAGCCGACCTATGCAACACTTCCTTTGCCAGGTATTCAACCCGTTTTGATGGATGATAAACGTAACGAAATTGAAGGAAATCAAGTAGTAGGAAGTTTGTGTATCAAATTTCCTTGGCCAGGAATTGCAAGAACTATTTGGGGAGATCACCAACGATATAAAGAAACCTATTTCAGTGCTTTTCCAGGGAAGTATTTTACTGGAGATGGCGCTTTGCGTGACGAGGTAGGCTATTATAGAATTACAGGTCGTGTAGATGATGTAGTGATTGTTTCTGGACACAATTTAGGAACTGCTCCAATTGAAGACGCAATTAACGAACATCCAGCGGTGGCTGAATCAGCTATTGTAGGCTTTCCACACGATATTAAAGGAAATGCCCTATATGGATTTGTAATATTGAAAGAAACAGGAGAGTACCGCGATCGAGATAACTTAAGTAGGGAAATTAATCAACACGTTTCTGACCACATTGGGCCTATTGCTAAGTTGGATAAAATCCAGTTCGTTTCAGGCTTGCCTAAAACTCGTTCCGGAAAAATTATGCGTAGAATTTTGCGTAAAATTGCTGAAGGTGATTTTTCTAATTTTGGTGATATCACCACTTTGTTAAATCCTGAAATTGTAGATGAAATAAAGGATGGAAAGTTATAA
- a CDS encoding DUF294 nucleotidyltransferase-like domain-containing protein yields the protein MNTVAEHIADFLKKYPPFDNLTFEELSEIATNIRVVNLEKYKALFQIDDKLHDCFYVVASGVIHLSVIADAEETLLNKCHEGDIFGLRPFFAKNNYMMTAKARQECIVYAIPIATFRPFVANNPNVLDFLLESFATNTNNPNDKNIRGKLLSDNVVYADQQSSDLQYFQSLNYNRVPLTTSADAIIMDVAKTMAENLSNSIIITNNNFIPIGIVTHTDMSTKIATGRFPITATIDKIMTNPVVTVVENISLAEAQLVMLKNNVTHLIATSDGTNQSEVKGIISEHDLIVSQANNPGVLIKQIKRTQSAEDLKQLRERLTTIIQSSIHKNIPLFHIYNIASEINLALIKRSVELAILDLGSPPARFAWLCIGSQGRKEQLLLTDQDSILVFEDVVPDKYREVKDYFLKLAKRSTANLEKIGYSLCPNGHMGSNTLWCKSLTDWTNQYNSWMNTPGKNSNDLSSIFFDYEMAFGESKIEEAIENVIYNNAKNNTLFFDFLGNDALRNNAPLSFFKKFIVEEEGLNKDKFDIKTRALLPLIDSARLFALSYGIKGVNNTYSRFKQLAIADPRNAEIYINCAEAFLTLSKFRTVEGLKNEDAGQYINLNELNKLDKERLKNALAPMRELEELIKDKFQLTQFS from the coding sequence ATGAATACTGTTGCAGAACATATTGCTGATTTTTTAAAAAAATATCCGCCGTTTGATAATTTGACTTTTGAAGAATTATCAGAAATAGCGACCAATATTCGTGTTGTTAATTTAGAAAAATACAAGGCTTTATTTCAAATTGATGACAAATTACACGATTGCTTTTATGTTGTAGCTTCTGGGGTAATTCATTTGTCTGTTATAGCTGATGCTGAGGAAACTTTATTGAACAAATGTCACGAAGGGGATATTTTTGGATTGCGTCCATTTTTTGCTAAAAACAATTATATGATGACTGCAAAAGCGCGACAAGAATGTATTGTTTATGCAATACCAATTGCAACTTTTAGACCTTTTGTAGCTAATAATCCGAATGTATTGGATTTTTTGTTGGAAAGTTTCGCAACCAATACTAATAATCCAAACGATAAGAATATTAGAGGTAAATTACTTTCAGATAATGTGGTGTATGCTGACCAGCAATCCTCTGATTTACAGTATTTTCAATCCTTAAATTACAATAGAGTTCCGTTGACAACTTCAGCCGATGCTATCATAATGGATGTAGCAAAAACTATGGCTGAAAACCTTTCTAATAGTATTATTATAACAAATAATAATTTTATTCCTATTGGAATTGTAACTCATACCGATATGAGCACCAAAATTGCAACGGGCCGATTCCCTATTACTGCTACCATTGATAAAATTATGACTAATCCAGTGGTTACTGTAGTAGAAAATATTTCTTTGGCAGAAGCCCAATTAGTTATGTTAAAAAATAACGTAACGCATTTAATTGCAACATCGGATGGAACCAACCAATCTGAGGTCAAAGGAATTATTTCTGAACACGATTTAATTGTTTCTCAAGCCAATAACCCTGGAGTATTAATTAAGCAAATCAAACGAACTCAGTCTGCAGAAGATTTAAAGCAACTTCGCGAAAGATTAACTACTATTATTCAGAGTTCTATCCATAAAAACATTCCGCTTTTTCATATCTATAATATTGCAAGCGAAATTAATTTGGCACTAATCAAACGTTCAGTTGAATTAGCTATTTTGGATCTTGGCTCCCCTCCTGCTCGTTTTGCTTGGTTATGCATTGGTAGCCAAGGCCGTAAAGAACAATTATTACTAACTGATCAAGATAGTATTTTAGTATTTGAAGATGTAGTTCCTGATAAATACAGAGAAGTTAAAGATTATTTCTTAAAATTAGCCAAGCGCTCTACAGCCAACCTAGAAAAAATAGGTTATTCATTATGTCCAAACGGTCATATGGGCAGTAATACTCTTTGGTGTAAATCACTGACTGACTGGACCAATCAATATAACAGTTGGATGAATACTCCAGGTAAAAATAGTAATGACTTGAGTAGTATTTTCTTTGATTACGAAATGGCTTTTGGGGAATCAAAGATTGAGGAAGCAATAGAAAATGTTATTTATAATAATGCCAAAAACAATACATTATTCTTTGATTTTTTAGGTAATGATGCCTTGAGAAATAATGCTCCGCTTAGTTTCTTTAAGAAATTTATTGTTGAAGAAGAAGGGCTAAACAAAGATAAATTTGATATTAAAACGCGTGCCTTACTTCCATTGATTGACAGTGCACGACTTTTTGCATTAAGTTACGGAATTAAAGGGGTTAATAATACCTACTCTCGTTTCAAGCAATTGGCTATTGCAGATCCGCGAAATGCTGAAATTTATATTAATTGTGCAGAAGCCTTTTTAACTTTATCCAAATTTAGAACGGTTGAAGGTTTAAAAAACGAAGATGCTGGACAATATATTAATCTAAACGAATTGAATAAATTAGACAAAGAGCGATTGAAAAATGCACTTGCGCCAATGAGAGAACTAGAAGAGTTAATTAAAGATAAATTCCAACTTACTCAATTTTCATAA